From one Mycobacterium colombiense CECT 3035 genomic stretch:
- a CDS encoding thiolase family protein, which translates to MTHFEKDAILSGIGISRIGRRTGIPGLELTMEAVRTAIDDAGLAAGDIDGIATLGDTPAADVNAELRIDAADCGSGFGTGGLLSPVMSACRAVSERRARHVVVYRTIQMLGGTVPVKQEENVPAPPLARMFETPEGEPKPAVGAMDDVNDLVAAHAYSAANWLALNCRRHMDLYGTTKEQLGWIALNGRRNAALNPRAVYRDPMTMADYLGARLVSTPLGLLDCDVPIDGSIAVVVSHAEYAADCPHRAVRVEAIGGSDGAGGWFHRADYPKMAMSDATAQMWSRTTLKPADLQVAQLYDGFTYLTLAWLEALGVCADGEGGPFVAGGERIARDGQLPLNTYGGQLSAGRMHGYWALHEGCLQLRGDAGERQVSRRPEVGVVSVGGGPVAGCMLLTC; encoded by the coding sequence ATGACGCATTTCGAAAAAGACGCGATCTTGTCCGGCATCGGGATCTCACGAATCGGGCGCCGCACCGGCATCCCGGGCCTGGAACTGACCATGGAGGCGGTGCGCACCGCCATCGACGATGCCGGGCTGGCCGCCGGCGACATCGACGGCATCGCCACGCTGGGTGACACACCCGCGGCCGACGTCAACGCCGAGCTCCGCATCGACGCCGCCGACTGCGGATCGGGCTTCGGCACCGGCGGCCTGCTTTCGCCGGTGATGTCGGCGTGCCGCGCGGTCTCCGAACGCCGCGCCCGCCACGTGGTGGTCTACCGGACGATCCAGATGCTCGGCGGCACCGTCCCGGTCAAGCAGGAAGAGAACGTACCGGCCCCGCCGTTGGCGCGCATGTTCGAGACTCCCGAAGGCGAGCCGAAGCCCGCCGTCGGGGCTATGGATGACGTGAACGATCTGGTTGCGGCGCATGCCTATTCGGCCGCCAACTGGCTGGCACTCAACTGCCGTCGCCACATGGATCTGTACGGGACCACCAAGGAGCAGCTGGGCTGGATTGCGCTCAACGGCAGGCGCAACGCGGCGTTGAATCCCCGTGCGGTCTACCGGGATCCGATGACGATGGCCGACTACCTGGGCGCTCGGCTGGTATCCACCCCACTGGGCCTGCTGGATTGCGACGTCCCGATCGACGGCTCGATCGCGGTGGTGGTCTCGCATGCGGAGTACGCCGCGGACTGTCCCCACCGCGCGGTGCGGGTGGAGGCGATCGGCGGGTCGGACGGGGCCGGCGGGTGGTTTCACCGCGCCGACTACCCGAAGATGGCGATGTCGGACGCCACGGCGCAGATGTGGTCGCGCACGACGTTGAAGCCCGCCGACCTTCAGGTCGCCCAGCTCTACGACGGCTTCACCTACCTCACCCTGGCGTGGCTGGAAGCGCTGGGGGTCTGCGCCGACGGCGAGGGCGGCCCGTTTGTGGCGGGCGGGGAACGAATCGCGCGCGACGGGCAGCTGCCGCTGAACACCTACGGCGGCCAACTCTCGGCCGGTCGCATGCACGGCTACTGGGCGCTGCACGAAGGGTGCCTGCAGCTGCGCGGCGACGCGGGGGAGCGGCAGGTGTCGCGACGCCCCGAGGTGGGCGTCGTCTCCGTCGGCGGTGGGCCCGTCGCGGGGTGCATGCTGCTGACCTGTTGA
- a CDS encoding FadR/GntR family transcriptional regulator, giving the protein MTEEPRTGQADKLASILARDIEADIVRRGWAVGESLGSEQALQQRFGVSRSVLREAVRLVEHHQVARMRRGPNGGLYICEPDAGPATRAVVIYLEYLGTTLGDLLNARLVLEPLAASLAAERIDEAGIARLRAVLEGEQQWKPGLPAPRDEFHMALAEQSKNPVLQLFINVLMRLTTRYALASRTDSATEAIEAVDHLHAHHSAIVAAVTAGDSARAKTLSERHVEAVTAWLQQHHAGDGRRGHQRRRRLDSEAPRGKLAEMLAVTIGDDIAASGWRVGSVFGTEAALLERYRVSRAVLREAVRLLEYHSIARMRRGPGGGLVIARPAAQASIDTIALYLQYRDPSREDLRCVRDAIEIDNLAKVVKRLGEPEVASFLATHRSGLPQNSRPTADDVRRAIAEEFDFHVGLAQLAGNALLDLFLRIIVELFRRHWSSTGQALPTWSDVLAVHHAHLRIVEAVEVADESVASYRLRRHLDAAASWWL; this is encoded by the coding sequence ATGACTGAGGAGCCACGGACCGGCCAGGCCGACAAACTCGCTTCGATCCTCGCCCGCGACATCGAAGCCGATATCGTCCGCCGCGGCTGGGCGGTTGGCGAGTCGTTGGGCTCCGAACAGGCTCTGCAGCAGCGCTTCGGGGTGAGCCGGTCGGTGTTGCGGGAGGCGGTCCGCCTGGTCGAACACCATCAGGTCGCGCGGATGCGCCGCGGGCCCAACGGCGGGTTGTACATCTGCGAGCCCGATGCGGGCCCCGCCACCCGCGCCGTCGTCATCTATCTCGAATACCTGGGCACCACGCTGGGCGACCTGCTCAACGCGCGCCTGGTGCTCGAGCCGCTGGCGGCCTCGCTCGCCGCCGAGCGCATCGACGAGGCCGGCATCGCGCGGCTGCGGGCGGTGCTGGAGGGCGAACAGCAGTGGAAGCCCGGCCTGCCGGCGCCGCGCGACGAGTTCCACATGGCGCTGGCCGAGCAATCCAAAAACCCGGTGCTGCAACTGTTCATCAACGTGCTGATGCGGCTCACCACCCGCTACGCGTTGGCGTCGCGCACCGACTCGGCGACCGAGGCCATCGAGGCGGTCGACCATCTGCACGCGCACCACTCCGCGATCGTCGCGGCCGTCACGGCCGGCGATTCGGCGCGCGCCAAGACGCTGTCCGAACGACACGTCGAGGCCGTCACCGCCTGGCTGCAGCAGCACCACGCGGGCGACGGGAGGCGAGGCCACCAGAGGCGTCGGCGGCTCGATTCCGAGGCGCCCCGGGGAAAGCTGGCCGAGATGCTGGCCGTCACCATCGGCGACGACATCGCCGCGAGCGGCTGGCGGGTGGGTTCGGTCTTCGGCACCGAGGCGGCCCTGCTGGAGCGCTACCGGGTGAGCCGCGCGGTGCTGCGCGAGGCGGTGCGGCTGCTCGAATACCACTCGATAGCCCGCATGCGCCGCGGGCCCGGCGGCGGGCTGGTCATCGCCCGACCCGCGGCGCAGGCCAGCATCGACACGATCGCGTTGTACCTGCAGTATCGCGACCCCAGCCGGGAAGACCTGCGCTGCGTCCGCGACGCGATCGAGATCGACAACCTCGCCAAGGTCGTCAAGCGCCTGGGCGAACCCGAGGTGGCGTCGTTCCTGGCCACCCATCGGTCCGGGCTGCCACAAAATTCCCGCCCGACGGCCGACGACGTGCGGCGGGCGATCGCCGAGGAGTTCGACTTCCACGTCGGGCTGGCACAGCTTGCCGGCAACGCGCTGCTGGACCTGTTCCTGCGGATCATCGTCGAGCTGTTCCGCAGGCACTGGTCGAGCACCGGGCAGGCCCTGCCGACCTGGTCGGACGTGCTGGCCGTGCACCACGCTCACCTGCGGATCGTCGAGGCGGTCGAGGTGGCCGACGAGAGCGTCGCCTCGTATCGCCTCCGCCGCCATCTCGACGCGGCCGCCTCGTGGTGGCTGTAG